In Arthrobacter sp. CDRTa11, one DNA window encodes the following:
- the mraZ gene encoding division/cell wall cluster transcriptional repressor MraZ, translated as MFLGTHSPRLDEKGRIILPAKFREELAGGLVLTRGQERCIYVFSEQEFARVHEQMREAPISSKQARDYIRVFLSGASDEVPDKQGRVTIPPALREYAGLGRELAVIGAGTRAEIWDAQAWNEYLAEKETAFSETDDAIPGIL; from the coding sequence GCGTTTGGATGAAAAGGGCCGGATTATCCTCCCCGCCAAGTTTCGTGAGGAACTTGCCGGCGGGCTGGTGCTCACAAGGGGCCAAGAGCGTTGCATCTACGTCTTCAGTGAGCAGGAATTTGCGCGGGTCCACGAGCAAATGCGGGAGGCACCTATTTCCTCCAAGCAGGCGCGCGACTACATCCGTGTCTTTCTCTCTGGAGCCTCCGACGAGGTACCTGACAAGCAGGGGCGCGTGACAATTCCGCCGGCGCTCCGGGAGTATGCAGGCCTCGGCAGGGAACTGGCCGTTATCGGCGCAGGAACCCGAGCCGAGATCTGGGACGCCCAAGCCTGGAACGAGTACCTGGCAGAGAAGGAGACCGCCTTCTCTGAAACTGACGACGCCATTCCGGGGATCCTCTGA